The following proteins are co-located in the Clostridiales bacterium genome:
- a CDS encoding HAMP domain-containing protein, protein MGKINKISTKIIISAVLITVLSVLVVGGIFTFNLLKQSNENLLAINEVLNDDYDVLIQSEVESAVSMLEHVYSRYENGEITLEEAKKLGADTLRDMKYGENGYFWADTLEGENVVLLGNETEGTNRIEFQDVNGKYVIKEFIKLAKEGGGYLDYYFPKPGEEEASLKRGYAYLFEPFQWEIGTGNYIDNIQVISDGFKAENQRLMKDLLITVILTALAVIALGTAAAYLTGKRISRPIVALTAVAEKLAVGDTNVKLIRTSQDEVGVLTDAFEKIVDNIREQSEHARKISEGELSIDIVPKSEADILSQSMSKVVLELKNLVSEAEVLTRGAAAGNLSLRGNTERFKGGYQDIISGFNHTLDAIVEPLNIALAFIEQMANGDELTELENLYQGDYGVLINHLNMVRESLNTLLSETEKLTGAAADGELSYRADVSKLKGSYSRIVGGVNGALDSVVNPLQVAASCMDKIGRGEIPERITEVYYGDFDDIKNSVNSCIDGLGGLAEGRDVLGAMKYNDFTRKVEGVHQGIYAEIADSVNMVSERINTIIDALNNIAAGDLKQLPEFKEIGKRSENDTLMPAIIIMLENINALVEETSMLSSAAIEGKLDTRGDSGKFKGEYSRVINGINDTLNAVIAPVNEALAVLTEISHGNLGSSVRGDYQGDHAVLKNTLNETIHIIQSYVSEISGVLTQMADGNLNLSITADYRGDFIEIKDSLNHILSTLSEVMGDINEAAEQVASGSRQVSDGSQTLSQGSTEQASSIEELTASIAEIASQTRQNAIDAGKANELAGTARNNAIKGNDQMRSMLKSMVEISDSSASISRIIKVIDDIAFQTNILALNAAVEAARAGQHGKGFAVVAEEVRNLAARSAEAARETTGLIEGSIHKVQAGTKIADDTAAALVEIVDAIEKAAGIVENIASASNEQASGIAQINKGIEQVSMVVQNNSATAEESAAASEELSSQAELLKQMMGRFQLRKELRSSFGMERLPDIGHESKTVIFSEQRISLDESGYDKY, encoded by the coding sequence ATGGGAAAGATCAATAAGATCAGTACGAAGATTATTATCAGTGCTGTCTTGATCACTGTTTTGTCTGTTCTGGTGGTTGGAGGTATTTTCACCTTTAATCTGCTGAAGCAGTCAAACGAAAATCTGCTGGCGATCAACGAGGTACTAAACGATGATTATGATGTGCTGATCCAATCTGAAGTAGAAAGTGCTGTGTCCATGTTGGAACACGTCTACAGCAGATATGAGAATGGAGAGATTACCCTCGAGGAGGCAAAGAAGCTAGGTGCAGATACTCTGCGTGATATGAAGTACGGAGAAAATGGATATTTCTGGGCAGACACACTGGAAGGTGAGAACGTTGTGCTTCTTGGCAATGAAACAGAGGGCACCAACAGAATCGAGTTTCAGGATGTGAACGGGAAATATGTTATCAAGGAATTTATTAAACTTGCTAAGGAAGGCGGCGGATATCTGGATTATTACTTTCCGAAGCCCGGTGAAGAGGAAGCCTCGTTAAAGAGAGGTTATGCATATCTGTTTGAGCCATTTCAATGGGAAATCGGAACCGGAAACTACATCGATAATATTCAGGTGATATCCGACGGTTTCAAAGCGGAGAATCAGCGGTTAATGAAAGATCTGCTGATAACGGTTATCCTCACTGCGCTTGCAGTAATCGCACTGGGCACCGCTGCTGCGTACTTGACTGGAAAGCGTATTTCCAGACCGATTGTAGCTTTGACTGCCGTTGCCGAAAAACTGGCTGTCGGAGATACGAATGTCAAGCTGATCAGGACTTCACAGGATGAAGTTGGTGTTTTAACAGATGCATTTGAAAAGATAGTGGACAACATAAGAGAGCAATCGGAACATGCGAGAAAGATCTCTGAAGGGGAGCTGTCTATTGATATTGTTCCCAAATCAGAAGCCGACATTTTATCCCAGAGTATGAGCAAGGTTGTTTTAGAATTGAAAAACCTGGTATCAGAGGCAGAGGTTCTTACCCGTGGCGCAGCTGCAGGAAACCTCTCGCTGCGTGGGAATACAGAACGCTTCAAAGGCGGCTACCAGGATATCATTTCCGGATTCAATCATACATTGGATGCAATTGTTGAACCGTTGAACATTGCCCTGGCCTTCATAGAGCAGATGGCGAACGGTGATGAACTGACGGAACTTGAAAATCTATATCAAGGAGATTACGGTGTATTAATCAATCACCTGAATATGGTGAGAGAATCGCTGAACACGCTTCTTTCCGAAACAGAGAAGCTGACAGGTGCAGCAGCAGACGGAGAACTCTCATATAGAGCAGACGTCAGCAAGCTCAAGGGTTCCTACTCCCGCATCGTCGGAGGTGTAAACGGTGCACTTGATTCGGTTGTGAATCCCCTTCAGGTTGCAGCTTCCTGCATGGATAAGATTGGCAGGGGAGAGATCCCAGAAAGAATCACCGAAGTATATTACGGAGATTTTGATGATATCAAAAACAGTGTCAATTCCTGCATCGACGGTCTTGGAGGATTGGCCGAGGGCAGAGATGTGCTAGGAGCAATGAAATATAATGATTTCACCAGAAAGGTGGAAGGAGTTCATCAGGGGATCTATGCAGAAATTGCTGATTCAGTCAACATGGTATCAGAGAGGATCAATACGATTATTGATGCATTGAACAACATTGCCGCAGGGGATCTGAAACAACTGCCAGAATTTAAGGAAATTGGAAAACGAAGTGAAAACGACACATTGATGCCGGCTATCATTATCATGCTTGAGAACATCAATGCCCTTGTTGAAGAAACATCAATGCTGTCTTCAGCTGCTATCGAGGGTAAGCTGGACACCAGAGGTGATTCGGGTAAATTTAAAGGTGAGTATTCCAGGGTAATCAACGGAATCAATGATACGCTCAACGCAGTAATTGCTCCTGTAAACGAAGCACTGGCTGTGCTAACGGAAATATCTCATGGAAATCTGGGCTCCAGCGTTAGAGGTGATTACCAGGGCGACCACGCAGTCCTGAAGAATACTCTGAATGAAACCATACATATCATCCAAAGCTACGTTAGTGAGATCTCCGGTGTATTGACGCAGATGGCAGATGGAAATCTTAATCTTTCCATCACTGCGGATTACAGGGGAGATTTCATAGAAATCAAGGACTCACTGAACCATATTTTATCGACTTTGAGTGAGGTAATGGGCGATATCAACGAAGCAGCAGAACAGGTAGCCTCCGGATCAAGACAGGTTTCAGACGGCAGCCAGACACTCTCTCAGGGATCTACCGAACAAGCCAGTTCCATAGAGGAATTGACTGCATCCATTGCAGAGATTGCTTCCCAGACAAGGCAGAATGCAATCGATGCGGGCAAAGCCAATGAACTGGCAGGAACCGCAAGAAATAACGCAATAAAAGGAAATGATCAAATGAGGAGCATGCTGAAATCCATGGTGGAAATCAGCGATTCCTCTGCCAGCATATCGAGAATTATCAAAGTCATTGATGATATTGCGTTCCAAACGAATATCCTTGCCCTGAATGCAGCGGTAGAGGCGGCCAGAGCGGGACAGCACGGTAAGGGTTTTGCTGTGGTTGCAGAAGAAGTGAGAAACTTGGCTGCACGAAGTGCAGAGGCTGCCAGAGAGACTACAGGCCTTATTGAAGGATCCATCCATAAGGTGCAGGCTGGAACAAAAATTGCTGACGATACCGCTGCTGCTCTTGTTGAAATTGTGGACGCAATCGAAAAGGCTGCAGGCATTGTCGAAAACATTGCATCCGCTTCCAATGAGCAGGCCTCGGGAATCGCTCAGATAAACAAAGGGATCGAACAGGTTTCCATGGTTGTTCAGAACAACTCTGCTACAGCGGAGGAGAGTGCTGCGGCTAGTGAAGAGTTATCCAGTCAAGCGGAATTGCTGAAGCAGATGATGGGCAGATTTCAACTGAGAAAAGAACTGAGATCTAGCTTCGGAATGGAAAGGCTTCCGGATATCGGTCACGAGTCAAAAACAGTAATTTTTTCAGAACAGCGAATATCCCTTGACGAATCAGGTTATGACAAGTATTGA
- a CDS encoding HAMP domain-containing histidine kinase, with product MKGKKTSIRAELILALLASVGIAGCCIFFLCILMLLASFSMDFAIFFNEHVLWFVLLFILIFAGLTLLFFVIFLKKKIAYLETITESLAQIAEGKFDVNLPADTDDELGKMAQTINDMAWRLKESLEEERRQEQVKNDLITNLSHDLRTPLTSVMGYLELLRNLTEQSKKANIQYKAQAISQEDQTQDVFQELSRYIEPAYNQCVNLKVLIEELFEYTKLSNRELKLNLATFSVGELLSQTLTDFMPELEKAGLELRLKLPDQRYSVEADPLLIKRVFDNLISNAIRYGAGGGCIDVELTSEICRNHENAGSNIDLIDDYCNERIVAVSFINYGEPIPDQELPHIFERFYRGDKSRARPADGSGLGLAIAESIIRIHNGSIAACSSEDRTVFSIRLKSC from the coding sequence TTGAAAGGTAAAAAAACTTCGATTCGGGCAGAACTAATTCTAGCTTTGCTTGCCAGCGTTGGTATTGCAGGCTGCTGTATCTTTTTTCTATGCATCCTGATGCTTCTGGCTTCCTTCTCTATGGATTTTGCGATTTTTTTCAATGAGCATGTGCTTTGGTTTGTTTTGCTTTTTATTTTGATCTTTGCAGGTTTGACACTACTTTTTTTTGTCATTTTCCTTAAGAAAAAAATTGCCTATCTGGAAACAATCACGGAATCGCTTGCCCAGATCGCAGAAGGTAAGTTCGATGTGAATCTCCCTGCTGACACTGATGATGAACTGGGAAAAATGGCACAAACGATAAATGATATGGCATGGCGCTTAAAAGAAAGTCTGGAGGAAGAGCGAAGGCAGGAGCAAGTTAAAAATGATCTGATCACAAATCTGTCTCACGATTTAAGAACCCCATTGACCTCGGTAATGGGGTATCTTGAGCTTCTTCGGAATCTTACCGAGCAAAGTAAAAAGGCGAATATTCAATATAAGGCACAGGCCATATCGCAGGAAGATCAGACCCAAGATGTATTCCAAGAATTAAGCAGATACATTGAACCCGCATACAATCAATGTGTAAATCTCAAAGTACTGATAGAGGAACTGTTCGAATATACAAAATTAAGCAACAGAGAGTTGAAATTAAACCTTGCCACATTTAGTGTCGGGGAACTATTATCACAAACATTAACGGATTTTATGCCCGAGCTGGAAAAGGCCGGGCTCGAGCTCAGACTGAAATTACCGGATCAGAGGTATTCTGTGGAAGCAGATCCACTGCTGATTAAGCGCGTTTTTGATAACTTGATATCAAATGCGATACGATATGGCGCAGGCGGCGGCTGCATAGATGTGGAACTTACATCAGAAATATGCAGAAATCATGAAAACGCTGGCAGCAATATCGATCTTATCGACGACTACTGCAATGAAAGGATTGTTGCAGTAAGTTTTATAAATTATGGCGAACCTATCCCGGATCAGGAACTGCCCCATATTTTTGAACGATTTTATCGCGGGGATAAATCGAGGGCAAGGCCAGCTGACGGTTCGGGACTGGGATTGGCTATTGCCGAGAGTATCATAAGAATTCACAATGGCAGCATCGCAGCATGCAGCAGCGAGGATCGTACTGTTTTTTCGATCAGGCTGAAATCTTGTTGA
- a CDS encoding response regulator transcription factor, with amino-acid sequence MEKQKILVIDDSEEIRKLIEICLSQEGYEVYTADSGVEGLDLLGRIPIDLVILDIMMPGIDGLETCRLIRMDRNLPIIMLSAKSQDVDKVLGLTIGADDYMTKPFNTAELTARVKSQLRRHLHFNLRTYEKSEEDVLQIKGLFINKKNHSVTNCSRKISLTPTEYEILLLLASNPGAVFNAEKIFEQIWKEKYYESNNTVMVHMWRLREKIEDNPKEPKVIETVWGVGYKIER; translated from the coding sequence ATGGAAAAGCAGAAGATATTGGTGATTGATGATTCAGAAGAAATCAGGAAGCTCATAGAGATCTGCCTGAGCCAGGAGGGGTATGAGGTTTACACCGCCGACAGTGGAGTGGAGGGCCTGGACCTGCTTGGACGCATACCCATAGACCTGGTGATACTGGATATTATGATGCCTGGGATAGATGGTTTGGAAACCTGCAGGCTAATCCGTATGGATCGAAATCTGCCGATCATAATGCTCAGCGCAAAATCTCAAGACGTGGATAAAGTTCTCGGTCTTACCATCGGCGCAGATGACTATATGACCAAACCCTTTAATACCGCCGAGCTGACGGCAAGAGTAAAATCGCAGCTCAGAAGGCATTTGCATTTCAATCTAAGAACATATGAAAAAAGCGAAGAGGATGTGCTGCAAATAAAGGGACTGTTCATTAATAAAAAGAACCATTCGGTAACCAATTGCAGCAGAAAGATCAGCCTTACGCCGACAGAGTATGAGATTCTTCTGCTTCTTGCTTCCAACCCCGGAGCAGTTTTTAATGCGGAAAAGATCTTTGAGCAGATCTGGAAAGAGAAATATTATGAATCCAATAATACGGTCATGGTTCATATGTGGAGGTTGAGAGAGAAAATAGAAGACAATCCAAAGGAGCCTAAGGTGATCGAAACCGTTTGGGGGGTTGGGTATAAAATTGAAAGGTAA
- a CDS encoding CocE/NonD family hydrolase, whose translation MGFKILKRLGAVCLGLAVLGLLVFMVAGFLPVKELLPGVDQSCYVEMDDGTKLAVWYHLPEEASRGQRVPAIMETTRYIAKSERSFLLRALLNLRIAKEVPDTAEMTFLKNGYAVVKVDARGSGASFGHREMEWSREEVGDMNRVIDWIAKQPWSSGCIGSYGISYSGNTAELAMASGHPALKAAAALYPDFDVYSQAVMPGGIFNERLMKAWGEETAKMDENQIGSLYYKGISPIDGDKHGKDLKDAVKEHRTVDIFQALKKITYRDDLLAEGYTPDTISPFQYKSQIEASNIPLYVRVGWMDSGTVNGAIERFLTYSNNQTLEIGPWSHGGRYFCDPYLASTASREEMEEAQAQAVTEFFDQYLKTQAASSASTSGAANFASFDSGSKNSAPAVKHIKYYTMGAGEWNASETWPIEGFQTKRFYLSEGGKLKETRPENNTGSDLYRVDFTASTGEYNRWLTNLGGGRIEYQNRKEADQKLITYTSEPLEHAVEITGQPVVTLNLSSDAEDGALFVYLEDEGPDGTVTYITEGQLRILHRKLVEEAFGFTAIGPKHSYQRKDGELLTPGSKTKVQIGLYASSAMIQKGHRIRIAIAGHDAENFSRIPLDITPTIKIERNGELASWVELPMQIRE comes from the coding sequence ATGGGCTTTAAAATACTAAAAAGGCTCGGGGCTGTCTGTCTGGGGCTGGCGGTTCTTGGATTGCTCGTTTTTATGGTGGCAGGATTTCTGCCGGTAAAAGAATTGTTGCCAGGAGTGGATCAGTCGTGCTATGTTGAAATGGATGATGGAACGAAACTAGCGGTTTGGTATCATCTGCCAGAGGAAGCCTCTAGAGGGCAGCGGGTTCCGGCAATCATGGAAACCACAAGATACATCGCAAAGAGTGAGCGAAGCTTTCTGCTGCGGGCACTATTAAACCTCAGAATTGCAAAGGAAGTGCCTGATACTGCTGAAATGACTTTTCTGAAAAACGGTTATGCAGTGGTTAAGGTTGATGCCAGAGGGTCCGGAGCATCCTTTGGACACAGAGAAATGGAGTGGTCCAGAGAAGAGGTTGGGGATATGAATCGGGTAATCGACTGGATCGCCAAGCAGCCCTGGAGCAGCGGCTGCATAGGTTCCTATGGGATCTCCTACAGCGGAAATACAGCCGAGCTTGCTATGGCTTCAGGCCATCCTGCATTAAAGGCAGCTGCAGCTTTATATCCGGACTTTGATGTTTATTCTCAGGCGGTTATGCCGGGAGGAATTTTTAATGAAAGGCTTATGAAAGCTTGGGGTGAAGAAACTGCAAAGATGGATGAAAATCAGATAGGAAGTTTATATTATAAAGGAATTTCTCCCATCGACGGCGACAAGCACGGTAAGGATTTGAAAGATGCTGTGAAGGAACATCGCACGGTCGATATCTTCCAGGCATTAAAAAAAATCACCTATCGGGATGATCTGCTCGCTGAGGGCTATACTCCAGATACAATCAGCCCGTTTCAATATAAAAGTCAAATTGAGGCATCTAATATCCCGCTTTATGTCAGGGTGGGATGGATGGATTCCGGTACGGTAAATGGAGCCATTGAACGCTTTCTGACCTACAGCAACAATCAAACACTGGAGATCGGGCCTTGGAGCCATGGTGGAAGATATTTCTGTGATCCTTATCTTGCGAGCACCGCCAGCCGTGAGGAAATGGAAGAGGCGCAGGCTCAGGCTGTTACGGAATTCTTTGATCAGTACCTTAAAACACAAGCTGCGTCCTCTGCATCAACCTCCGGTGCCGCTAACTTTGCTTCCTTCGACTCTGGTTCCAAGAATTCAGCGCCCGCTGTGAAGCATATAAAATACTACACCATGGGAGCTGGGGAATGGAACGCAAGTGAAACTTGGCCTATAGAGGGCTTTCAGACGAAGCGGTTCTACCTTTCGGAGGGAGGCAAACTGAAAGAAACAAGGCCCGAAAACAACACGGGAAGTGATCTGTATCGCGTAGATTTTACTGCCTCTACCGGAGAATACAATCGCTGGCTGACAAATCTGGGAGGGGGAAGGATTGAATACCAAAACCGAAAGGAAGCGGATCAAAAGCTCATTACCTATACGAGTGAACCTTTGGAGCATGCTGTAGAGATTACGGGACAGCCTGTCGTTACGCTCAATCTATCTTCCGATGCTGAGGATGGCGCGCTCTTTGTCTATCTTGAAGATGAAGGACCAGATGGAACCGTAACTTATATTACCGAGGGTCAGCTTAGAATTTTGCACAGGAAGCTCGTGGAAGAGGCGTTCGGATTTACTGCAATAGGCCCCAAACATTCCTATCAGCGTAAAGACGGAGAACTTTTAACGCCGGGGAGCAAGACGAAAGTGCAAATCGGTTTGTATGCTTCCTCAGCAATGATCCAGAAAGGACATCGCATCCGGATAGCAATAGCAGGGCATGATGCGGAGAATTTTTCCAGGATACCGCTGGATATAACACCCACTATTAAAATAGAGAGAAATGGAGAGCTGGCCTCCTGGGTGGAGCTGCCAATGCAGATTCGGGAGTAA
- a CDS encoding small, acid-soluble spore protein, alpha/beta type — MNTSIETPPEHLNDLKVEFANETGSDMSHYNKMDKASLTSRQNGYVGGYIGGIMTKKLTDMAKAQLNGNRS; from the coding sequence ATGAATACATCAATTGAAACTCCACCCGAACACTTAAACGACCTTAAGGTCGAATTCGCCAATGAAACCGGATCAGATATGTCTCATTATAACAAAATGGATAAGGCCAGTTTAACTTCACGGCAAAACGGTTATGTAGGAGGCTATATCGGAGGAATCATGACGAAAAAGCTTACGGATATGGCAAAAGCACAGCTTAATGGAAACAGGTCATAA
- a CDS encoding M23 family metallopeptidase, translating to MNIFERFAMILTPSRKRRKMISYVIVGIVIFFGISIGAVISILTSPAEIRSSLFHWDEIKRADALDGNIADCNGIPIIDSSPIQISTTYPWPLNGTITCQYGGRILYGEDDFHGGIDISTGKNDPVISIADGTVLRVQIDKKSYGLYLLIQHDAGFYTLSAHLAQSFVKEGERVVQGQTIGLEGGEPGVDPYPGRSTGRHLHFEVRLTGDQNSRINPLIVLNQ from the coding sequence ATGAACATATTTGAAAGATTTGCGATGATCTTGACACCAAGCAGAAAGAGACGAAAAATGATTTCTTATGTGATTGTGGGGATCGTAATTTTCTTTGGTATCAGTATTGGAGCGGTAATTTCTATATTGACTTCACCCGCTGAGATTCGATCAAGCTTATTTCATTGGGATGAAATAAAGCGTGCTGACGCATTAGATGGAAACATTGCTGATTGCAATGGAATTCCAATCATAGATAGCTCCCCAATTCAAATAAGCACCACATATCCGTGGCCATTAAATGGCACGATTACCTGCCAATATGGAGGGCGAATTCTTTATGGTGAGGATGATTTTCATGGGGGAATTGATATTAGTACTGGAAAAAACGATCCGGTTATTTCAATTGCCGATGGAACAGTGCTGCGAGTGCAGATCGATAAAAAGAGCTATGGATTGTATCTATTAATTCAACACGATGCAGGTTTCTATACGTTAAGCGCGCACCTTGCCCAGTCTTTTGTTAAAGAAGGCGAACGGGTCGTTCAGGGACAAACAATCGGACTGGAAGGTGGTGAGCCTGGAGTAGATCCCTATCCGGGCCGAAGCACAGGCAGACACCTTCATTTTGAAGTAAGGCTAACAGGGGATCAAAACTCCAGAATTAATCCACTTATAGTCTTAAATCAGTAA
- a CDS encoding U32 family peptidase, translated as MTELLAPAGNMEALKAAISNGCDAIYLGMQKFGARAYSSNFDLESLKEAVSYAHLRNVKIYVTMNTIVFENEVLEMKEQLNELNEIGVDGIIVQDLAALGYIVKNFPDMEAHCSTQMGIDDLDGTLLLKELGADRVVMSREVPIEQVKEIKKIAQIPIEIFVHGALCVSYSGNCLMSGLIGYRSGNRGRCVGSCRKEYELIDRRTETSLGKNYILSTKDLNTIDYINDLKDIDSLKIEGRMKEPAYVANVVSKYRMALDHKITKEEKENLSKTFNRTFTKGYLFHEDQKDITNVLRPNNFGREIGRISKIVNDMVEIRLTRTLNQNDIIRISHNNEDVNLTVVKLYNKDGNLINKADSVCYIKIKEQVSKGDLVYITKDYLYYKELESSLEKEFKRFNLDLRVYAYPDSNLIIDGSGLGFHYLYESEEILGAAINNPTTKEQVIKQFSRLNETIFALNHVEFEECNAFIPVKLLNAARRDIVQGLYDLKLNSQKKRTKAMNAKEKITFAPEEPYLTASVTTKEQYDACVSCGIQEIYFENVVRRNQNDYQEKEGQLLIGGYGGIYHYRKTNPFVTDYSLNVVNSASCYELYRLGAKRVTLSYELNKRQIEDLMDAYYQENDGYPALEMIVYGKAPLMFTKYCPLKKMNQCGSCKSSSYELKDEHGTFPVITHDDCTTTILNGKTLNLLDELQSIKGIEAFRLNFTVESKDQVVKTIHKALNKLNGSLDKAVFHQESDTRGHFNKEIL; from the coding sequence ATGACGGAACTATTAGCGCCAGCAGGAAATATGGAAGCTTTAAAAGCTGCAATTTCTAATGGTTGTGATGCAATCTACCTAGGAATGCAGAAATTTGGTGCACGTGCATACTCATCTAATTTTGACTTGGAATCGTTAAAAGAGGCTGTTTCGTATGCGCACCTCCGGAATGTTAAAATCTATGTTACAATGAACACCATCGTTTTTGAAAACGAAGTTTTAGAGATGAAAGAGCAGTTGAACGAATTAAACGAAATTGGTGTTGATGGAATTATCGTTCAGGATTTGGCTGCTTTGGGTTACATCGTAAAAAACTTTCCTGATATGGAAGCACATTGTTCCACTCAAATGGGAATAGATGATTTAGACGGTACATTATTATTGAAAGAGCTTGGGGCTGATAGAGTTGTTATGTCCCGTGAGGTTCCGATTGAACAAGTAAAAGAGATCAAAAAAATCGCACAAATACCGATCGAGATCTTTGTTCACGGTGCGTTATGCGTGTCTTATTCCGGAAACTGTCTCATGTCGGGACTTATAGGCTATCGGAGCGGAAATCGCGGCAGATGTGTTGGCTCCTGTCGGAAGGAATATGAACTAATTGATAGGAGAACTGAAACCTCTTTAGGGAAAAATTATATTCTATCTACGAAGGACTTAAACACAATTGATTATATTAATGATTTGAAAGATATTGATTCCTTAAAAATAGAAGGCCGGATGAAAGAGCCTGCGTACGTTGCCAATGTTGTATCCAAATATCGTATGGCCTTGGATCATAAAATCACCAAAGAAGAGAAAGAAAATCTGAGCAAAACCTTCAACAGAACATTTACGAAAGGATATTTGTTTCACGAAGATCAGAAAGATATTACAAACGTTTTAAGACCGAATAACTTTGGTAGAGAAATTGGCAGAATCAGCAAGATTGTCAATGACATGGTTGAAATCAGACTTACGCGTACGTTAAATCAAAATGATATCATCAGAATCAGTCATAACAATGAAGATGTCAATTTAACGGTTGTAAAACTGTACAATAAAGATGGCAATTTGATCAACAAAGCAGATAGCGTCTGCTATATCAAAATCAAAGAACAGGTGTCTAAGGGTGATCTCGTATATATAACGAAGGATTATCTATATTACAAAGAGTTAGAATCATCACTGGAAAAAGAATTTAAGCGTTTTAACCTGGATCTCCGAGTGTATGCGTATCCAGACTCAAATCTAATCATAGATGGTTCAGGCTTAGGGTTTCATTATTTATATGAAAGCGAGGAAATACTGGGCGCAGCAATCAATAACCCAACAACAAAAGAGCAGGTAATCAAGCAGTTTTCAAGATTAAATGAGACGATATTTGCACTGAATCATGTGGAATTTGAGGAATGCAATGCATTTATTCCGGTGAAGCTGTTAAATGCGGCAAGAAGAGATATTGTGCAGGGGCTATATGACTTAAAGCTGAACAGCCAAAAGAAAAGAACCAAGGCTATGAACGCAAAAGAAAAAATAACCTTTGCCCCGGAAGAACCATACCTTACGGCCTCTGTAACGACGAAGGAACAGTATGATGCTTGCGTGAGCTGTGGGATTCAGGAAATTTATTTTGAAAACGTTGTTAGAAGAAACCAGAATGATTATCAGGAAAAAGAAGGGCAGCTGCTGATCGGAGGATACGGCGGAATTTATCACTATAGAAAAACGAATCCTTTTGTCACGGACTATTCTCTCAATGTTGTTAATTCTGCCAGCTGCTATGAATTATATCGATTAGGTGCGAAACGTGTAACGTTATCCTATGAACTTAATAAGCGGCAAATTGAAGATTTAATGGATGCCTATTATCAAGAAAATGACGGCTATCCTGCACTGGAAATGATCGTATATGGCAAGGCTCCTTTGATGTTTACAAAATATTGTCCGCTGAAAAAAATGAATCAATGCGGTAGCTGCAAAAGCTCGAGTTATGAGTTAAAAGATGAGCACGGAACGTTTCCTGTCATAACGCATGATGATTGTACAACTACGATCCTGAACGGGAAGACACTGAATCTTTTAGATGAGCTGCAAAGCATAAAAGGAATCGAGGCATTCCGATTAAACTTCACAGTTGAGTCAAAAGATCAGGTAGTGAAAACCATTCATAAGGCTTTAAACAAATTAAACGGTTCGCTGGATAAAGCTGTCTTTCATCAGGAATCAGACACAAGAGGACATTTTAACAAAGAGATTTTGTAG